The following is a genomic window from Adhaeribacter radiodurans.
AGCCACTATCTGTTTGCCATAAAGTATGTTCCAGAGTTAGGCCACCGGCAATTTCTTCCCGGAACGGATCGCGCGGGTAAATCATGCGCTCCCAGTCTATATAAGCATCTAATTTCGTGCGTTCGCGGGTTAACAAGAATTGCACCCCAGTTTCGAGGTTATCATTAATTACTTTTTCAAAATTATAGAGTGGTTCAATGTAGCCGTGGTTCAGGTTTCCTTCCAGGTTCCCAAACAGCAAAGCGTAATTTTTCTTTTGAACTTTCAAAGTAAAGGTGGGTCGTACCTGCGTGAAACGGTTATTTCCGAAATCTTGCCAAAGAAAAACCCCTCCTTCCAAGCGCACAAATTCTGCCGGAAAATAAACCAGCTTAGGATTGAAGTGATATCCAAAGAGAGTGTACCCATCGGCAATATCATTAAAATATTCGTTGTTGCGCGTAAACCCAAAAGCATTCAGGCCAATCCTGAAATTTTGGTTATATTCTGGCTTCACCGCCAACCGGTATTCCAGCGCCGAATTATTTAATTGGGCGTGTACCTGGCTGATAATCAATAGACTGAAAAGAATAGAAAAAAACGGGTATTTACACATAAAATAGTGCAGGTAAATGGCACAAAAAGTACCGGTTATCTGTTTAATTTATACCTTCCTGATAGCGAAAAACAGGGTGACTTACCCTCTAAAATGCTTGCAAGTTGGCGCAAAAAATTGTAATTTCACCTAAAAATAAGCAATTATTAAAACCACTAACATGAGTGCAAACAACGAAAAATTAAAAGCTCTCCAGTTAACCATGGACAAACTCGACAAGACCTTCGGTAAAGGTACTGTTATGAGATTGAGCGATAATAAAGTAGAAGATATTCCGGCTATCTCCACAGGCTCCCTTGGACTGGATATTGCTTTAGGAATCGGGGGCTTGCCCCGGGGCCGCGTTGTAGAGATATACGGTCCGGAATCGTCCGGTAAAACAACCTTAACCTTACACTGCATTGCCGAAGCGCAAAAAAGAGGTGGATTAGCCGCTTTTATTGATGCCGAACATGCTTTCGACCGGGCCTATGCCGAGAAATTGGGTATTGATACTACTAATTTACTAATTTCGCAGCCCGATAATGGAGAACAAGCCTTGGAAATTGCCGACCATTTAATTTCTTCTGGTGCTATTGATATTATTGTTATCGACTCCGTTGCGGCATTAGTGCCAAAAGGCGAGTTGGAAGGCGATATGGGCGATAGCAAAATGGGTTTACAAGCCCGTTTAATGAGCCAGGCCCTCCGGAAATTAACCGGCACCATTAACAAAACTGGTTGCTGCTGTATTTTTATTAACCAGCTGCGCGAAAAAATTGGTGTTATGTTCGGTAACCCTGAAACTACTACCGGTGGTAACGCGCTAAAGTTCTACGCTTCGGTACGTTTAGACATCCGTCGTATTGGCCAAATTAAAGAAGGTGCCGATAATGTAACTGGTAACCGTACTAAAGTGAAAGTAGTAAAAAATAAAGTAGCGCCTCCGTTTAAGGTAGTAGAGTTTGATATTATGTACGGCGAGGGAATTTCTAAAGTGGGCGAAATCCTGGACTTAGGCGTAGAGTTAAGCATTATTCAAAAGTCTGGTTCTTGGTTCTCGTACAACGGCGAAAAATTAGGCCAGGGTCGCGATGCTGTAAAGAATTTACTGCTCGATAACGAAGGTTTAATGGAAGAAATTGAAACGAAAATCCGGAATATGATAAAAGGTGAGCCTGAAAAAGTAGCCGCCGCCATGTTGGGAGATGAATAGTAAATTTTAATTTTAAAACGAAAAGGTGCCTATTTTGGCACCTTTTTTTATGAATTTAAGTATTGTAAACCAATACGTATAAGCAAAATTCGTTATACATTTACTTGTAGTCTATAAAAATGCTAAATAAGTAACTGCTACAAGTACATTTTATTCCGGCTTTTATGAACAAAATATACTTGGCTGTCATCATAGTATTCGTGATTATATCTGGCTTCATAATACAACAACCCCTCGATTATCCGGCAGAGCGACCAAGTTTTACTACCGGTGAAACCTTAAAATACAAAGTACATTATGGCTTAATTAATGCTGCCGAAGCAGAAATAGAAATTGCACCAGAAATTCATAGGGTAAACGATCGGCCTTGCTACAGAGCCAATGTATTTGGCAAAACAGTTGGCTCTTTCGATTTTTTTATTCGTATTCGCGATACCTGGCGGTCCTATATTGATACCAGCTTAATTATACCCCAAAAGTATCACCGGAACGTGGAGGAGGGTAGGTACCGGAAAAAAGAGAACGTAACCTTTAATCATAAAGATCATACGGCACTCGTAGAAACAAAGCAAACCTTAAACTTAAAAGTGCCAGATAAGGTGCAAGATGTAGTGAGTGGCTTTTATTATTTGCGTACATTAAACTTTGACCGATACCGGGTAGGCGATGTTATCCGGATTAAAGGATATTTTTACAAGAAAGTGTACGACATGCAAGTGATTTATAAAGGCCGCGAAAACGTTGAAACCAAAGCAGGCTCTTTTAGGGCCTTTAAACTAGTACCCAGAATGCCCAGTACAGATTTGTTTGCCGGAGAAAATTCAGTAAGCATTTATTTATCAGATGATAAAAATAAAATTCCGGTTTTAATTAAAGCCGACTTACTCGTTGGGGCAGTAAAAGTAGATTTATACGAATACAGAGGCTTAAAATACCGGTTAAATACGGCCGGTAACCAATAAGAAAGTAAGCATACGCACCTCTTTATTGTTAATTTCTACAAAGTTTTGAGCCTTTTCACAGAAAAAAGGTAAGTACTTCGCTGGGTTGTACTAAAATTAGCGAATTCCTTTATCTTTGCTTCGAAATCAGAGACTACCTGTTTTAAATAGTAAATTTATTCTCACCGCTTACTTGTTAACACAACCACATACTTAACCAATAAAGACGTGCAGAATACAAATCAGTACAAAATTATGGTAGTTGACGACGATCCGGATATTACCGAGTTGTTGCAATACAATTTAGCTAAAGAAGGCTACGAAGTTGCCAGTGCCGAGAACGGAAAAGAGGCCTTAGATACCGCCGCTAAATTTAACCCCGATATTATTTTGATGGATGTGATGATGCCA
Proteins encoded in this region:
- the recA gene encoding recombinase RecA; this encodes MSANNEKLKALQLTMDKLDKTFGKGTVMRLSDNKVEDIPAISTGSLGLDIALGIGGLPRGRVVEIYGPESSGKTTLTLHCIAEAQKRGGLAAFIDAEHAFDRAYAEKLGIDTTNLLISQPDNGEQALEIADHLISSGAIDIIVIDSVAALVPKGELEGDMGDSKMGLQARLMSQALRKLTGTINKTGCCCIFINQLREKIGVMFGNPETTTGGNALKFYASVRLDIRRIGQIKEGADNVTGNRTKVKVVKNKVAPPFKVVEFDIMYGEGISKVGEILDLGVELSIIQKSGSWFSYNGEKLGQGRDAVKNLLLDNEGLMEEIETKIRNMIKGEPEKVAAAMLGDE
- a CDS encoding DUF3108 domain-containing protein, which codes for MNKIYLAVIIVFVIISGFIIQQPLDYPAERPSFTTGETLKYKVHYGLINAAEAEIEIAPEIHRVNDRPCYRANVFGKTVGSFDFFIRIRDTWRSYIDTSLIIPQKYHRNVEEGRYRKKENVTFNHKDHTALVETKQTLNLKVPDKVQDVVSGFYYLRTLNFDRYRVGDVIRIKGYFYKKVYDMQVIYKGRENVETKAGSFRAFKLVPRMPSTDLFAGENSVSIYLSDDKNKIPVLIKADLLVGAVKVDLYEYRGLKYRLNTAGNQ